ACAAGCATCTGATTATCTTTCAGCACTCGTCGAAGACATTGCATCTAAGAAATACCGACTTCCCCATGCCTCCAGATGAGCTAGTTTTATTGGCGTTTACGTTATCGATTTTGGGCCAATTATCTCCAGTGTGCTCTTGGATATCATCAAAGGTACTAGCACCAAATAGTGTGACTTAGATGCACTGCCGGCCTCACTTAAGAAAGAATTCGTTACCACTCTATTACCTGCAGATATGGTATTACTGGTACTACGATCAACTGGTTCTCATCTTACCTCTCAGACCGTAAGCAGTACTTGACCATCCACAATCTGCTTTCCTCAATTCGCGCTCCTAATTGTATCGTCATTGATTATAATTTCACATAATTACGTGCACATAACGTGACAAACGATAATTGCCTAATTACTAATTGACACAGAAACAACTGTGATAAGACAGCATCTGAAGGCCATCGGATTTCGAACTACATACCACATACTACATATTGTATTGACTGACCACTGCTTCAATTATGCGTTACACTTCTGCTACCAAACGGAATAAAGTTGTTTGAAACCGATCGCTTATTGAATATTGGTATACACCGATACATTCGAAATCCGTGAGAATCCTCCAGGAATGGCAGAAGAGGCGGAGAGAGAGGAAGCGAAGAGAATTAGGACATCAGCCAAGGCAAGATTCACAAGGAAACGAAATGAATTCTTTAAGTCCGTCGATGAAAACAAAGGCATGGAAGCAGTTAAAAGAACCTTTGCGGACTTACATGAAGCTTGGAATATCGTCGAAGGTAAGCATGATATTTACATGATACACTTAGCCGAAGACGAAATAGAGCAGAACGAAGCATGGATAAACGAATTGCAAGAATTATACGAAGAGGCAGCGACTACTCACACGCAGTACGTCAACGACCACACCTTACACGAGCAGAAACGAGTGGAAGAATTTCACAAACAGGAATCAATGAGAGTGGAACAAGAAAAACTCAGACGACTATTGGAACAATTTAGTATAAAAAAAGAAGTCCATGAAAACTATCTTTGACACATTAGTGAAACACGCATACGATGCAATGGCATCCCAAAATGCCCCCGAAGCTTTGCGCAAAACCGAAAGAGATTTAGATATCGCGCTCGCGGATTGTAAGGCATTACGTAACACAATGCTCGAGCTACTTGACAACGAAGACGTTGACGATAGCAAggcaaaagacaaaaacaatccgctacaacttgaaaaaatcaAGATGCCGTCATTTCACGGAAACGTAAGAAATTATCCACAAttcaaaacagattttgaaaaacaagtcaTGCCGTCAATTAATGCCGAGAACGCATCATATGTTCTCCGATCATGTCTTGGAAAGGAACCAGCCGATACGGTAAAAAGCGTCGATGATGATATTATTGCGATGTGGAAGAGACTGGACGAAAAATACGGCGATCCTGCAAAGGTTGCTGACGTCGTAATGTGCGCCATTCAAAACATAAAACCTATCAGAGAAggcgaaaacaaaaaattcgtCGAATTTATCAATGTCATCGACGACGGTTACCGAGACTTGAGAAGATTAGGTCTAGAGAAAGAAATAACCACAACCAGTTCTGTTAGCATAATAGAAAGAAAATTGCCAAATGATATTAAAAGAGAATGGGCGAAACTGGTAAGCTCCGAACACAGTACCATCGATAAAAGAGACAAGTTTCCAAGTCTGTTAAGATTTCTCCTTGAGCAAAAACAAGCAATAGAATACGAGAACGCAGAACTACGCTCAAACAGCAACGTTCCAGTAAGGGGTTCGCTTCATTATCTAGAGAAAAAGGATGACAAAGTCGCCTTCCCAGAAGGACAAGGTACATCCCGCTATAAGCGAAACAAATGCCTATACCATGAAGGTGCTAATCACTGGACTCATGAATGCAGGCTTTATCTCTCAAAACCAATACAAGAAAGGCGTGACACATTAAAGGAAAGGGGAGCATGCTGGTCCTGCTTAAAACGGGGTCACAGAACTCAAGACTGTAGAGGCAAGAAACCATGTGGCGTTAACGACTGCAATAGGTTTCACCACAAAACACTACATGAAGAAGAACAGGACAAAAAATCACCAACTAACATTGTTTCCGTAAGCGGTACTGCAAGTGTGtgtaataacaaaattgaaacgTGCTTACTCCAAATACAGAAGATACCTACAAAGAATGGATTTGCAAACGTTTTGTGGGACACGGGGGCGTCATTATGTTTTATCACAAATGCAAAGGCAAGAGCTGAAAACCTCAAGGGTATCAAGGCTCAACTATCAATTATCAAAGTAGGTGGCGAAAGTGAAACCGTGGACACTTTTAAGTACAAGCTCCCACTTATTGACAAACAGGGCAAAGCAATCGTGTTCGACGTTTACGGAATCGACAAGATAACCTCCCCCATTCCATCAATCGACATACAGGGGATCTCTAAACTATTCAAAGACGTAGACGAGGAAGATTTAATAAGGCCCACCGGAGAGGTTGATACCTTGATAGGTTATGAATACGCAGACTTCCACCCCTTAAAGGAACAAAGTTCTGGACCTCTACTTTTATTGAGAAATCAGTTCGGACGATGTATCGGTGGAACACACCCAGTTCTTAAAGGAACCAACGAAAAGTCCCTCATTGGAACAACGTACGCCCATCATGTCAAGATGGTAAGAATCGAAGACTTCTACAACATGGAGAATCTCGGAATACAGTGTAAGCCTCGCTGCGGTGGATGCAAGTGCGGGAGATGCTCACTGGGTAGCAATGCCTACACAATCAAGGAAGAAAAGGAGTTAGCATTAATTGAGAAAAATTTGAGCCATGACGCAAAAGAAAAATTCTGGACTGCAGAATATCCTTGGATCAGAGATCCTTTTGATCTCCCAGACAACAGAAGAGCAGCATTCGGTATGCTAATATCAACCGAAAAACGACTTTCTAAAAATAAGAAACACGCTGAAACCTATCAACAACAAATACAGGACATGATAGATAGAGATGTAGCTCGCAAACTAACACAAGAAGAATTGCAGAAATACAAAGGACCTGCTCACTACATTTCACATCACGAAGTGCTGAAACCAGACTCCAAGTCTACACCAGTAAGAATTGTCTTTAACAGCAGTGCCAATTACATGGGTCATGTACTAAACGAATATTGGGCTAAGGGACCCGACCTTTTAAACAGTCTCCCAGGAATACTTATCCGATTTAGAGAGAATGAAATAGCATTCATAGGCGACATCAAGAAAATGTACCACACAGTCAGAACGGGAGTGTTAGAACAACACACGCACCGCTTCCTCTGGAGAGATATGGATGTAACTAGGGAACCAGACACATATGTTATTCAGAGGGTTTCTTTTGGAGATAAACCCTCTGGAACTATAGCAACTGTAGCACTACGAAAAACAGCAGAGATGGCTAAAGAAAATTACCCGCAAGCATCTGAGCTCCTCATAAACAATACATACATGGATGATATCATCAATAGCGTTAACAACGTTGAAACTGCCAAAAGGCTCACGAATGAAATGGAAACCATCTTGAGTTACGGAAACTTCAAAATAAAGGAATGGATATATTCACATGACAAGACTGCTCCAGACCAGGATCTTATACCAACTAACACGAAAACAGCACACGAGAAAGTGCTTGGTATTGTATGGAATCCAATTACGGATAATTTCTGCTTCAAAATCAATCTAAATGTTACACCAAAAGGCAAGAAACGACGCCCCAAACAAAATCAAGATACGACTACTAATACCTCCAAGATTTTAACGAAGAGGATAATTCTATCTCAAGTAAATAGTGTTTATGATCCACTCGGATTAGCAAGTCCTCTGACCGTCAGGGCAAAGATTCTCATGAGACGGTTGTGGCTTCACAACCCAAAATTGGAATGGGATGATCCTATACCCGACGAAGATCACCAGAACTGGGCTAACTTCTTACAGGATCTGAGTAAGATGGAAAAGATTAAAGTGAATCGATGCGCTAAACCTAAAGAAGCAACGGGAAATCCAATCCTCGTGATATTCAGCGACGGATCTAATGATGCATATGGCGCATGTGCGTATGCTAGATGGAGACTTCGTAATGGAGACCACGCAACCAACCTCATCTTGTCCAAAAACCGCCTCGCACCTTCCAAGAAACTATCGATCGACCGGATAGAACTCTGTGGTGcagttttaaataaaagatTAAAAACCATAATAACAGAACAATGCAGATACCGTTTCGAAAAATGTTACCACATCACTGATTCTCAAATCGTTGACTCCATGATCCAAAAAGAATCCTATGGATTCAATACCTTTGCCGCAGTGCGGATAGGAGAAATCCAAGAGGGAACCAATGCGAAAGACTGGTACTGGACCGCAAGCGAATTTAACATAGCTGATTTGTTAACAAGAGGAAGTAAACCAAACGATATCCAAATAAACAGTGCATGGCAAATGGGCCCAAACTTCCTTCAACTACACGAATCTGAATGGCCAATTACGAATACATACTCGGAACAAAAAGTTCCCATCAATACGATTAAACTGGAGCTATCTTCACCAGCTGTTCAAACTAACACAGAAGATACACTCGCGTCGAGGATAAACATGGAGAAATATTCAGATTATAAAAAATTGCTACGAATTACAGCCCGAATTTTGGCCATGTACAAGAAAGAAATGAAGCCAACATTGAAAAATGCAACACGAACGCTAACAGCAGATGACATCAACAAGTCCGAACGTTTCTGGATTCTGGAATCACAAAGTTTGATGCAAAAGGATATCCAATCGGGTAAATACA
The sequence above is a segment of the Montipora foliosa isolate CH-2021 chromosome 2, ASM3666993v2, whole genome shotgun sequence genome. Coding sequences within it:
- the LOC137991442 gene encoding uncharacterized protein, whose protein sequence is MASQNAPEALRKTERDLDIALADCKALRNTMLELLDNEDVDDSKAKDKNNPLQLEKIKMPSFHGNVRNYPQFKTDFEKQVMPSINAENASYVLRSCLGKEPADTVKSVDDDIIAMWKRLDEKYGDPAKVADVVMCAIQNIKPIREGENKKFVEFINVIDDGYRDLRRLGLEKEITTTSSVSIIERKLPNDIKREWAKLVSSEHSTIDKRDKFPSLLRFLLEQKQAIEYENAELRSNSNVPVRGSLHYLEKKDDKVAFPEGQGTSRYKRNKCLYHEGANHWTHECRLYLSKPIQERRDTLKERGACWSCLKRGHRTQDCRGKKPCGVNDCNRFHHKTLHEEEQDKKSPTNIVSVSGTASVCNNKIETCLLQIQKIPTKNGFANVLWDTGASLCFITNAKARAENLKGIKAQLSIIKVGGESETVDTFKYKLPLIDKQGKAIVFDVYGIDKITSPIPSIDIQGISKLFKDVDEEDLIRPTGEVDTLIGYEYADFHPLKEQSSGPLLLLRNQFGRCIGGTHPVLKGTNEKSLIGTTYAHHVKMVRIEDFYNMENLGIQCKPRCGGCKCGRCSLGSNAYTIKEEKELALIEKNLSHDAKEKFWTAEYPWIRDPFDLPDNRRAAFGMLISTEKRLSKNKKHAETYQQQIQDMIDRDVARKLTQEELQKYKGPAHYISHHEVLKPDSKSTPVRIVFNSSANYMGHVLNEYWAKGPDLLNSLPGILIRFRENEIAFIGDIKKMYHTVRTGVLEQHTHRFLWRDMDVTREPDTYVIQRVSFGDKPSGTIATVALRKTAEMAKENYPQASELLINNTYMDDIINSVNNVETAKRLTNEMETILSYGNFKIKEWIYSHDKTAPDQDLIPTNTKTAHEKVLGIVWNPITDNFCFKINLNVTPKGKKRRPKQNQDTTTNTSKILTKRIILSQVNSVYDPLGLASPLTVRAKILMRRLWLHNPKLEWDDPIPDEDHQNWANFLQDLSKMEKIKVNRCAKPKEATGNPILVIFSDGSNDAYGACAYARWRLRNGDHATNLILSKNRLAPSKKLSIDRIELCGAVLNKRLKTIITEQCRYRFEKCYHITDSQIVDSMIQKESYGFNTFAAVRIGEIQEGTNAKDWYWTASEFNIADLLTRGSKPNDIQINSAWQMGPNFLQLHESEWPITNTYSEQKVPINTIKLELSSPAVQTNTEDTLASRINMEKYSDYKKLLRITARILAMYKKEMKPTLKNATRTLTADDINKSERFWILESQSLMQKDIQSGKYKRLCPRKRDDGIYVVGGRAR